In a genomic window of Rhinoderma darwinii isolate aRhiDar2 chromosome 10, aRhiDar2.hap1, whole genome shotgun sequence:
- the LOC142661388 gene encoding nicotinamide N-methyltransferase-like, whose protein sequence is MAIPFTTQQTYIDEFNPKDYLQTFYVAGEGVHTGEWTDFVSQHLHETFTKDGVRGDTLLDVGTGPSIYHLLSACEVFDKIIASDLVEQNRAEFQKWLKKDPDAFDWTHIIKFVCELEGNRESSEEKAEKLRSKVTEVLKCDVMKRNPYDPVVLPPVDCLLCCLWLECACPDMKSYCNVLKNFKNLIKPGGHLLILSVMNGTFYHVGEKYFRPLTTRKDDVEMAFIEAGYHIERAVYMPRINKSRMDVGDYDSKYFIHARKPQ, encoded by the exons ATGGCCATCCCTTTTACCACTCAGCAAACCTACATTGATGAATTTAACCCTAAAGATTACTTACAGACATTCTATGTGGCAGGAGAAGGAGTCCATACTGGAGAATGGACAGACTTTGTATCGCAACATCTACATGAAACTTTCACTAAAG ATGGAGTAAGAGGAGATACATTACTTGATGTTGGCACTGGACCCAGCATTTATCACCTGCTCTCTGCTTGTGAAGTGTTCGATAAAATCATTGCCTCAGATTTAGTTGAGCAAAACCGTGCTGaattccaaaaatggctgaagaaggatCCAGATGCTTTTGACTGGACTCACATAATCAAATTTGTGTGTGAACTCGAAGGAAACAG GGAAAGTTCTGAGGAAAAGGCTGAGAAACTTCGCAGTAAGGTGACAGAAGTCCTGAAATGTGATGTAATGAAAAGAAACCCTTATGACCCTGTCGTTCTGCCACCAGTTGATTGTCTCCTGTGTTGTCTCTGGCTTGAATGTGCATGCCCAGACATGAAGTCATACTGTAATGTTCTTAAAAACTTCAAGAACTTGATTAAACCTGGAGGTCACCTTTTGATTTTAAGTGTAATGAATGGTACTTTTTACCACGTTGGTGAAAAGTATTTTAGACCATTGACCACAAGAAAGGATGATGTGGAGATGGCTTTTATAGAAGCTGGTTACCACATTGAAAGAGCTGTGTATATGCCACGTATTAATAAATCAAGGATGGATGTTGGTGATTATGACAGTAAATATTTTATTCATGCCCGTAAACCACAGTAA